From the genome of Ziziphus jujuba cultivar Dongzao chromosome 4, ASM3175591v1:
CTTGATCAAAGCAGCGTAATTttcttctgaaaaaaaaaaaaaattatttacttttaatttcaccaagttttaattttaaactctTAATTTTATAATCGTTTGACAAGGCTGCCCCCAAGACAAAGTCAACCATTTCAACTCACACATTTCCCAAACTTCAGAGAACGTGTGCATTAtttctctatataaaggggtgtGCAATGTTTGGAGAATCACATCCACAAATCAACAACACAAAAAATTGGTTTCCAAATTTCTCAAAACATGTCCTGCTCAAAATCAATCTCTCTCGCTTTCTTATTCATCTGTGCTTTCTTCCATGCAGCCAATGCTACAAACCCTCTCTACCATTTTTGCTTCAACAAGCAAAACTACACTGCCAACAGCCCATTTGGTGCCAACTTGAATACTTTGTTCAATCATCTCTCTGTCAAAGTCCCTCCTTCTGGATTCGGAATTGCCTCAACCGGCCAATACCAAAACAAAGTGAATGGTCTTGCTTTGTGTCGCGGTGATGTCTCCAGCAAAGACTGTAAAACTTGTGTAAACGATGCAAGTAAACAACTCCGAAATCTCTGCCCTTATAACAAAGGAGCTATAGTTTGGTACGACAATTGCCTCTTGAAGTATTCGGATGCATACTTCTTCGGGGAAATTGATAACCAAAACAAATTCGCTCTCTTGAACGTCCAAGACGTGGACAATCCCGAAACGTTCAATCCCAAGGTTAAGGAATTGTTAAGCAGCTTGTCCTACAAAGCTTCTGCTACAGCGAAGTTGTATGCAACCGGGGAATTGGAGCTTGGGAAGGAATCGGAGAAGCTGTATGGATTGGCTCAATGCACCAGAGATTTGTCTAGCGACAACTGCAAGAAGTGCCTTGATGTGGCAATAAGCGAAATTCCAAATTGTTGCAGTGGAAAACGAGGTGGTAGGGTTGTAGGTGGAAGCTGCAATGTTAGATATGAACTTTACCCTATTGTTGGCACTGCTTAATTGTTAGACCAAATTTATGTATACCAGATGAATTTAGGCATATGTAATAATGCAACATTGTAGTACTACTACACTATTACTGTTGTTATGATTACACCGAAATAAAGCCATTATATTCAGTGCTTGCATGAATTTCAGCCTGTTTAAATATTCCAGTCATAAGCATCAAAATTGGAGAGATTTCAGGCTTGCAAATGGATTTCACTGCTCGTGATTAACTGGAATTTAATCAGGCTTAAAACTTGTTAGTATAAAGACTTAAGCAtatgaaaaacatttaattgtATTGTGTGcaaaaccaatataaaaatacatgagGTTTGGCGTAACCATCAAGTAATTCTAGATACAAATATGTGATCGATAGAGATAtgctaataaaagaaatatatatatatatatatatatatatatatattacaatattgTTAACACATTATGCCCTCTCAAGATTGAGGTCTTGCAATAATACCAAATCTTGAATCGTAACCATTGTAATTGCTGTTTGGTTAATGGCTTAGTTAAGACATCCGAAAGTTGGTTTTCACTAAATATGTGAGATACATATAGATAGATAATTTTCACAATTGaagatattgattttataaaaatatcgatgtaagagaaaatttcaataaaaatatagaaactataaatatttaagttagaacataaattttacatataaaatatttaatatagtaGTAAAATAAAGTAAAGCATTACtacaattagaataaaaatagtaataaaatagttcatatatattaaaacttgTTGGATATAAAGTAATTATGCCGCTTGTTAGTACCAAAATAAGAgagatttgataaataatattaagataaataCTTCTTTTGagatttgatttaaatactattttatccttatggttttaaaaatatcatttacctccttttaagtttcaaatagttttcattttcttcttttattatttcatgCACACTcctcaaaataatttcatttataccCTCTATAAGGATGTCAATTGTAATTGTCAAAAGATAAGgagttaaatttaaattaatgcaAATATAGGGATCTAGATAAAATATTCTTGATATCATTCATAATCTATTGCAAATATAGGGATCTAGATAAAATATTCTTGATATCATTCATAATCTATCATCAATaccacaaagaaaaatatataaaaaaatatctgtTAAGGTATATAATTTGAGTatttataattcaaaatttacttaatcaattaataagttttgcatatatataaaagtaaataaaatagtcTGAAATTGACAATTTTGTAgtattggttgtttatttataaCTTAGAAGTTTTTTATataggatttttaattttaaaaaccatttagtgagcttttattatttatttagtgtatctatcttttttcttttttgtattacttaatgtataattattttccatGAAACATCAACCAACATTCTATCtattatatgttatatcttaaatctatatattttattactattaacaatttgtatatatttctcAATTTAAATTTGAACAGTTGGTAATTCATACCTACAACTAAAAGATTACGAATTTGAGATACCATGATAAGTGGGAAATAAttgtaaaatatgattaaaaaaatgcattttgtgtatattcaaaataatatcttttttttttccttaaaaaaaagaaaaagaaaaagtgcttatttttggtaaattggAAAGTCAAAAGCccataattttcattttcattataggGCCCAGCCCAGCTTCAGTCCACACTTTTACCCCCATATCTCGTTGACCTAGTATTCTATCATCTTTAGCTAGTCAACTTGCCATGCATTGCAACTCACGGTTCAattaggggtgggcatggattgggttggttcggttttggaccgaaatacaaccGAATCCATACctatcggtttttctaatttacaatccaaaccaaaccattaaagcattaaatccgaaccaaaccaaaccatttatgatcggttcggtttggattggttgatcggtttgaaacttactaaattataaatatataatacaaataaaaaattttccaaatataaaatataaataataaattgtaattatccaaacataaaataaaattagaataatacaacatagtctacaatggaaaataaagaagaaaatgtagcaaatgatacacatcatgtacttattaaatagcaaatattaatgtcatcatctcacttctataaaatcaaattaaaattgttagaacaaataatgtaaaataatatattcgtcaaaattcattcactgaagaatcaatgcataattccttttttttttttaaccttaaaactttggtaagtcataagtcaatcaacgttgacaggttaattaattttagttgattctgtaaactctacaaaaatcaaaacaataaaattagtaataaattatatttaaacatttatatatatatatatatatataagtaacaattggatacaatgtatatatatatatatatatatatgatggggatgtaaaaaatatatatatattatggtgatggtgatggactggtggtgggcggcaacaaaggtaaatgtttagtttagggttacaacttacaatttgatttaggatttgggatatggggatgtaaaagaaaaaaaaaaaatatatatatatatatatatcttaaaaatcaatatttaaaaatggaaaaaaaattaaaaattaatgtataaaaatgaaaaaaatatactaaaattaatatataaaaatgaaaaaaataaaaaaatatataattttttagttatataatatattatttggattggattggattgaatttatatttccaatccatacaatttataatattttgaacccaatttaatccaattgatgtaaaaattcaatccaaaccattaaaaatggattggattggacgggttgaacgggttggattAGATTTTGCCCAACCCTAGGTTCAATCAGTGCTCCAAAAGGCTTTGAAATTTGTTGATATCCTCTTATATTCTGGTTAAATGTTGGTAAATATCCCCTGCAATTTATGGTTTTAACTGTGATAAATGGGCGATGTCCAAAATATCGGCAACTCTAAGAAAATTTCGTCTGAAAATCGACAGTAGTGGGGCCGATTTATCTTATAATATCAACAATGTCAAATGCTAATTATGCTAGCAACATTTGTAGCAACATTTCTCTGACTCTATTGACACTTTCATCCATGGTCACAATAGATAGTTGGAGTTTCAACACAATTAACAAGAAGTTGTTTAAGAAGCAATTGTATTCACCGCACTTCCAAGGTAGTATGAGCGACAAATCTATATTCAACTTCATTAGGAGACCCATTTATACACTTCTACAGGATTCCTACCTTAGAAAACAACATATGTTTTGGTTGACATACAATCATCTTTGTTGCTAGCTCAATAAACTTCAAGAAAGACATGAAGAGAAATACGTGACTGGCATTGAAGAAATAGTCCATATGAGAAGCTATCCCTTTTAGATATCGTAGAAATCACTCAACAGCTGTGCAAGGAACGTTAGTAACCCATGCATAAACTGAGACAACTAATAGACCACGAAAGCTATTTTACGATTGTCATGGACAGATTGCACAAGGTGCTCATAGTTTGATGATATTGAATTATTGAATCAAAAACAATTCCATTGGAAACATTAATAGATGAACTAGTTGCCATAGGCATTGAAGTATCTTTAGCCTCCACCATATTAGTCAAGTCCAAAAGatcatgtatatattttgttgagAGAAGAAAAATCCTCTAGCTCAGGGAATTACTTCAATACCCAAGAAATAACGATCACCAAGATTCTTTAATGAAAATTGCTTTGACAAGGACAAGATAAACCTATCTAATTATGTCATTGATATACACCAATAGCTAAATCATAATATGGTTCTAATTTAATGTAAAGATAGAAGTATctgaaaaaaagttttaaaatcagAAAAGCAAGAAAGTCTTTGATCACATTATACCATGCTTAAGGAGCCTACTTAAGTCTATAGATGGCTGTCTTCAACCTGCGCACATGAATCAATTTTGTAGCATCCATAGATTGTAACAACTTCATCTGACAAAATGCcccaagttttattttttgatcaagattgattaggggttgacTAAATGGGCCCCACGGTTGATTTTTTACTGTAGGAGAAATTTtatgttgaccgaggtaccatggCAAAGTACTCGTCAGCACGAGTTCATAGGCTAGTACTATGCCAATATCGGAGCTAcgaatagaaagttatggtcaaaacaagatacaattcggagttgacttttttttttatttatttacataaattttGTTGTTGACTCATATGTCATGTGAAAGTGCTCGTTAATGTGAGTCCACAAATTGGTGGGACGTTTAATTTGAATCTACGGTTGAAAAATTACGAGTCTATAAAACCATGCTTAATTTTTCTGGGACTAATTTTACTGcgtagtaaaatatttaaaaaagtccTTGATGGTATCACCTGTTACCAACCGGTAGTGGCATGTGTCACCAGCCgatggtgccatgtgtcaccataaattaataataaaatattaataaaaatattctctctccccttttctttttctttttcctttttccttttctttttttttcccctctcccCTTCTCTTTCTCTCGTTCTCCTTCGGGAGGGAAAATAATTTCTCTCTTTtgtctctctctatcttttctttccctctcttcctctctctccaTTGACCGTCCGATTGGCCATACCTCAGTCACCAAATGATGACACAGCCGACAAGCATGGGAGCCCACAGCCGGGAGATGCTGGTGGCCAAGTTTCAAACGTATTTTGTTTGCTGACATTCCAGAATCGACAGTCCAAAGCCGACGGTCGATGATCTCCCATTCACtagttttttgattttttttgccACGATCTTGGTCGTTCCCTTTAGTTTTTGACCACCTGATCTCAAAAATGACCTTCATTCGTCTACATTCCAAACTGTTTATGAGATATGTGGAAAGGAAGTTTGGCCAAAATTTCTCAGCAGTTTTTTGACTAATGCCAGTAGTGTTGAGCTTAATAGAGGTTAATATTGTGTTCTTTACCTCattagctttccattgataccttgtttgtgaattatgagTGTGTATTCGAAAAGTTGCCATTTTTGAGTATATGTTGTATTTAATGTGgtaattgtattaaattgtatatgtatgtacataatTTTGTGcaaatatgcacatatatatatttgtaatgcatattcctgtatatatatatatgcgtaagTGTATGTGGGTACTCCTTTGGCATGTGTGTAGATGTTTATatgaacatatatttatatgtatatatatatatatatatatttgagtataTGAATGTATACATATTTACTTATATGTCAAAagaattgtgtatatatatatacacatgagtACCTATGTATGTGCATGAATATATGTGTGGATATTTGTATGTGATAAAATATGTTCATTAAaggtgtgtatgtatatatttaaatgtatgaatatatatatatatatatgtgaatatatgtatatgcatatatagagAGAACTATTACAGAGAGAGCCAATCCGCATCTCTTGGAATGCACCCCTCATAGACGTTACAATCTAATGTCCATTTAATCAAAATGCACATTTTAACAcaccctgtttttttttttttaaataaaaaaaaaaaccactttttCATGTCTTCCTTCCCCTCTTCTTCATACGCTCTGACCAACTCTTTCCTCTCTTCCTTATACAATCAAGTTGAAAATGTCAATTTTGCAAATGTTAATGGAGGAATATTCattacaaatattatattatccgATTAATACACCAGAGGCTCTGGGTTTTTATTAGTGTTTATTAGTCTAGAAGATGGATAGTAGGTAATCTACTACattaaaaaaagtacaaaaatgaTTCCAAAACCAAAATTGGAATTTGGGGCCCCTGGTACATCAATGTTGGCATCATGGTCACCCATCAGTTGGGTTGCCAAGGTGAAATCATAGTTATTgttcaacaaatttcaacatcGACACAGGCGCTTCCATAGCCACACGTCACACGTCACTAGCATGGAGACTCTAATCAAGGTTGTTCACCCTGATTAGAGCCTAATAGCCATTCAATCGACAATCATGATAATAACGAATCCATTGGAAAACACTCAAGACACCCATCAAAGATGTTGCACAGAATGATGACAAGCTAATAGGCCACCTTTTAAATTGAAGCTGGTGAGCTTTTTGCAATTGATTATTGAAAATTTAGGGATTTTAAGAGGAGGCTTTAGTCAGATTGTTTAAGGAAAAGAGCaaagaagagaggaaagagTTTGGTCAGATCATATAAGGAACGGAGGAAAGAATAAACaaaagagtgtttttttttggggggggggggggggggggagaggggGTGTTAAAACCCGCATTTTGATTAAATGGACATGTTTGggccaaaaatattaatttttcaaattaatatatatttccaaattattgaaatattattattgatagattaattaattggtaGTGATCCCACATTGCTTGGAGAGTGGGCATGTAATTGTCACatgtataaattgaaattttgaagttggaATGTTGAAAAAAGTTCCACATTGGAAGTGCGTGAATCAACTCAAAGTTCTCTACACATATAAATAGGAGCTTCATTGGCTTTGAAAGAGGCTTCTACACACCTCCACAAACGACTACAAGAATATAGACTAATTAGTTTATTCTCTAgaatttgatttcttttgtttattgttcttagttgtttttagttgaaattttattttaaaagtcctTTATTCATTAAGGCAATCGAACCTTGtaagattatttttattctccAATAATCAATACATCGTCTGAGGAGTTTGATTCAATTGGTGcacatttttcttttagttcTTTGAACTATTAGAGGTTTGAAGTGGCAGGCCCTGCAAATTTAGGAGACGACAGATTGGTGGAAATTTTTCAACATTATTCTAACATATCTTTTTGGCACGCCCAATGAGACTACACAAAATTTCAACTGAGGACAATGGTTCAGATTCAATCTAGGTCTCTAGAGTCCAACATccataacaacaacaaagagGAAGGAGCTGGCAAGAATCTCGATTCCACGGAGATGTCCATCTAAAAGTCGATCCGTGAATTATCCCAAGATCTTAAGGAAGGTCAAAGGAAGATGGAAGCATATCAGGAGACTCAACAACATTTCCAGGAGACCCAGCAACAAATGTTGGAAGGCATTATGGATTTGTTGCATCAACAATTGCAGGTTACTCAAGCCTCATTGAGTGGCGCAAGGCCATTTACTGGCCAAGAATAACAGGTGCAATCCTTTTCGGCCATGTAAAAAGGCAATACGTCAAGGACTGATACACCAACTGTTCCAACGAGAACAAACAGAACTGAAGGAATGATGGTCACACTAGAATGAAAATCTTATATTCCCCCACAAGCTTAGAACCTAATTCATGGTGGAGGACCAACCAAAAACCAAGGTTAGAATATTAGAAATGGCCAGGAGGAATAGATTGTACTGGCCCCTCAGGCCGTACCACATGCAATGCGGGCTTTTCAAGTGGCATCTTATGGTATGCAGGCCCTTTAGGCCGCAAATAATGTCCATGGAGGAAGGACAGACTTTCAACCCCATGTTTTTCACATGTCCGAAATCAAGGTCATGGTAGGGGGCATGCTGaacaatttggccaaaactttttATATGACCAAAATGAAAACCATCACCACTAGGCCGACTACCACAGCCCGGCATGGAAACATAGACATAATGTTCAAAACTGGATAAATGACAGCCATGGAATGGATAGGCAGGCCGTTGAGATCATCATGCAAGAGATGATCGGCCTCACATTCAGAAGAGTTAGCCGACCATCCTACAGAAGGCCCTACCTCGAGGCCATTGATAGGATAGAATTTCCAGGGGATTCAGATTTCTTGAATTTATCTTGTTTTTAGGTGAAAAGAATCAGTCTACTGTGAAGCGTATAGGCCGTTTCACTATCTAGTGTGGAGAAGCTCTGGCCAATGAATTTTTAAAGCTCTGTTAGTTTGCTAATTCTTTGACAGGTTCTGCTTTCTCATGATACATCAATCTACAACCAAATTCAATCCATACTTGATAAGAATTAGAGCAGAAATTCCATGAGCAATTTTACAAGATTATGCTAGAGATTTCCATGGCTGACTTGTTACCTTTGCGTCAAATGGAAGGAGAATTGGTGGAGAATTTTATTGCTTGGTTCAAGAAGGCAAGGATCATATGTCATCTAGATATACCAGAAAGAGAGTTTGTCAAGCTAGCCCAGAGTGGACTAAGTTATAAGCTTCAGAAAAAGTTTGAGGGGATAGAGTTTCATGATTTGTTCGAGTTAGTCTCTTGAGCATCCAGATACGAAAGTATTTTAAGGGAAGAATATCAAAGGAAGAACTCATCTCGGGGATCATACTATAGAGATATAAAGAAAGATTTATTTGGTCGAAGCTGAAGACCAAGGAATCAAGGATGTCTCCATTGAAATCGATGTTATTGAGGTAGTAGCCACTAGGCCATACGTATGCAAAGCTTTAGCTAGACCAACAAGAAACCAGAGGATTCCTCAATTGGTCATGGATACAAAAAAGAATCGGCTCAAGCTGGAGAAGGTTTACAGTTTTGACATCTCCAAAGCCAATCAAATTTTTTACCATCAGTTAGCCGACAAGGTGATTAAATTATCTGACGGCCATGTTTTACCCACAGCTGAAGAAACTAAAAAGAAATTGTACTGCAAGTGGCATGGTATATGGACACATCAAACTATCCATTGTGTTGTGTTTCAAAATGCAATTCAAGCTCTAAGTGACAAGGGCACCTTGAAGTTtccgaaaaaagaaaagaatgtaATGAAGGTTGATAGCAATCCTTTTCCATCGGTCGAAGTGGATATGGTTTCGGCCAACATTTCTTGGTTGAGCAAACCTAGAGTCAAGGTTGATCTAGGACAACCCTTATCTGGTAGAGTCTGGAAAAGGGAGAACAAACCAAGACGAGAGTATTCGGCCAAAAGGGCCGAACCACCCAGCAAAGTGCTTTGTACCCATTGCAAACATGAAGTTAAAGATGGGAAGAAGCAACTTGCAGAGATATGTGAGCAGAAGTGTTAAAGTTGCTACCAAAGAATTACGGACCTTATAGTCCAAAATCAGTGGTCCAGTGCATAGGACCAAAGATGCAAGATGGGTATTGGAAGCTGAATCATCAAAACCAAGGGGGGCAATTCGACACTAAGCTCCAGGTTACATTTTCTAGGGATAATCGAACAAGATTGGTTTCTCATATAGTTGAGAAGCCAATGACATTCCAGCCACTAATTACATAAATAGGTCACTGGTACCATGTAGGATATAAGTCTTATCAGCCACTCACTAGGACTCAAAAGAGACGGATGTAACGCCAACATACTGAGGCGAGGAGATTGGTAGAAGAAGTAAATGTTCATGAGAAAGCCATCGAAAAAAGGCCAGTTACAATATTAACCCGGcctgaaaataaagaaaaaaacaataatatattgaAGGAATTGAAGTCATATGTCTGTAGCACGGAAGGAAGACTAAAAAACTTAAAGAAGTTGGCTGAAACCACTAACAAGATAGTGGTCATCTCATCTGAATCTAGCACTTTTGGGGTGAAGAAATATGCAAAAAGATGGATAAGAAAGCAGAATGTTGAAGTATGATTGTGCTTAAATGAGATGGACAACAGTCTAGTGGAGAAAGACATTGTTGATTGTTCAATCGGCAAGTCTTCAACGGTTAAATTTGGAACTATGGAGGAGGCGATGGTTAACATGGTCATTGTGCTGCCTTTATCATTTGGATCCTCACCTGGTTAGAAGcatatgaaagaaaaagatgGTTATTCAATGGGAGTCATGACCTTGAAGGATGCTCAGAAGTATTGCGAGATGTCAGATCAGATGTTAAAGCTAGGAGGCACGACCCTGTACATATAACATCAACAAGTTAATAACATCAGACTGAAATTTACATGGCGATTCATTTGATATAATTTGAGCTGGCCAACTTGGTTGCTTTTTAATGCCGAGTCTGAAGAACTCAGGCCTAAGTCGAAATCAGGCTGAACTTTATGGCCCTCGTCAAATAGAATGGTTGATTTCATCACCTTCAAGGTCAGCCGGATACAGTTGGGTCATGGCCATGTCATACGAAGCTAGATTAAATGTGCAGGGTCAAATCCATGCTATCGATCAGTTCAAATAGGATGGACACGTGGTTGAACAAGTAGGATTTGTATTGTTAGATAAGTCAGACCCATGTCATCAGAGATGTATCTTCTAAGGAAAGTAGGCATGGAGCCAAAGCTACAATATCCACAGAGGATCGGCATGATGTGGATCCATGTTAGCAGTGACAACATTGTTGATTCCATGATACAGGTGACCAAGAACAAGTAGCCCGAATGCATAGGGTGAACCTACAGCAAAGGCTTTAGCTATGTGAATGTACCCTTTCATCACCTGCACACCCACAATAAAAGGAATGAAAGGTGTTCTTGATCCGAGAGTGGTTTCTCTTTGCCTTGGATGTTCTTCAAGAAGTGGTTGTAAGAAGATTCATGCTTTGGGAAGTTGACTTCTTTATAATGCAGCATTTCATCTCAAGATAGAGCAGTAATGGATAAAAGTTCACCATGAGGTCTAAGGCCGAGCAGAACATCTAGATCCATCAAGATCGGCATCGTCATCCCAAACctgaaataaaaaaacattggaAACGGAAGACCAAAAACAAAGTGCAGCTGCAATTAGGCCTTTGTCGCATGGGATGTTAAGACAGGATAGACGGATCGCGGCGTAAATTCTAGATTTCTTCCAGGTACTGTCGTAATAGGGGTCCAGACGATCTACCCATGAAATCCACTCCAGAGTTCGGAATACAGCTTCAACTTCACAAGGCATTTTGTCTTTGAATCGAGGACCAAGGCTAAATCCTTTGCAGAGTTGGTTTCTCTCGATCAAAATCTTGTCATCAATAGCATCCTTGGTGTGATTGATAGCTTGTTCAAGCTGCTCCATGTATGACAATTGTCTTTATTGGTGGTCTGCAATATATAAAATGCatacttcaaatatatatatatatatatttagtatgcTAAATTAAGGCCAGTAGTACCTTTGGTTGTGAAGATGTATCGTGAGCctcattattttttgtattatgaCTTCGCTAAAGCTGTGTTCTCATGATCAATAGTTGAGCCAattgccttaaaaaaaaaaatcaacggCTTGAATAAAGTTTAAACAACCATGAGGTGAAAATAAGGAGGGCTACTGGCAAGTTTTAatgttatattcatatatatatatatacaaaaaaaaaaaaaaaaaaaaaaacaaagcatgaGATgtatgacaatatatatatatatatatatgtgtgtgtgtgtgtgtgtgtgtgtgtgtgtagaacCAAGAGAGTGCATGTGTGGCCGAATAAAAACATGTGGgcattttttttgaaatatatatacatatggagccgtgtacatatatatatatatacataaaaaaatggaaaaagcatTAGAATGCTAATGGGTTGGATAAAAAGACATGTGGCTGCCTTGATAATGTGAACCCATAAGCTACATGATGCTTTGATGCTTTATTATATATTGGGAGCATGTTTGAGTGACCAGAAAATAGACAAGTGTATTTTGTGCAAGGTATGCTAAGTGGTGCATTAAATGGGTTCAAGGGGAGGTAATTACCAGATAACGTGAGGATGTTCGGTGCACGGTTCAATAGAAGCAGAAGCTTTGCAACGGACTAGGTATGTATGTAGAGTTTGCAACCTACAAGAGAaaacaaaccatgaaaacttcatGGGGTTGGCCATATATGGATATTATTAGGTCTGCAATTAGGACATTATTTCAGTTGCAAGCATTCAAAAGAATCAATGACATAGGGGCCGAATGATGGAGGACATAGCAGTACGATCCGTGATACGATTCCACTATTGCGCAGTTGCAAAAGGAGAAGGCAATGTTGAaaatgtggtaatcttgccacttTGTGCAAaacaaaatccaccaaggtttgcaccctctttctttctttaaaagaaatattttgttgaatgacctaattcaatatttatgtctatgttttatgttccttttaataccttttgaatgcct
Proteins encoded in this window:
- the LOC125422167 gene encoding cysteine-rich repeat secretory protein 38, with the translated sequence MSCSKSISLAFLFICAFFHAANATNPLYHFCFNKQNYTANSPFGANLNTLFNHLSVKVPPSGFGIASTGQYQNKVNGLALCRGDVSSKDCKTCVNDASKQLRNLCPYNKGAIVWYDNCLLKYSDAYFFGEIDNQNKFALLNVQDVDNPETFNPKVKELLSSLSYKASATAKLYATGELELGKESEKLYGLAQCTRDLSSDNCKKCLDVAISEIPNCCSGKRGGRVVGGSCNVRYELYPIVGTA